TTGGGGTCGCTACAGCTCTCGCGATCGGTTTTTCCTATTCGTGGATTACTCGAGGAACAAACCAGTCAACCAAAAAGCCTAGCAAATGCATTTCTCGCTCCATAATATTTAATGTGGCTACACAATATAGTGTTGACTGGCATCGGCTCCAAAACCTAGATATAGTGGTTATAATCCCCCCAAGTTGCGATCTCGAAGATGCCTTCGCAGCTCTCAATGCTATCCCGAAGCACAAAATAATTGTATGCGATACAGAAGAAGGAGTCTGGTCAGTTGTCCGTCACCTAAGGAAAGATGAGGTTATAGCCGGTGGATACGGACCTGGTGAAATTCCTGAAGATATATATCGATACTCTGTTCCTAAACATGATCTAAGCCTCAGTTGATGGCCTTAGTGAGTGATGTCTCTCTTTTGACCAAAGACTACACCCTCGCTTGATTGATTTGCCCCCTTAATGTACCCATACTCTAATGTGCTCCAACCAGAGCTTTGGAGATGCTTTGGCTTAGCCGCCTTGGGTGGGCGCGGCCTTTTGGTAGCTATCTGGGGCCCTATGACAGGGAACTGATGTGGATGTTTCTTATTTGCGTAACGAGATAGCGACTTTAGAGCTTGATAGACAGTTGCCGGGTCTTTCTCCTCGTAAAGGTCAACCGTTTGGAATAGTTCATCTTCAGGCACGCCGTACTGTCTTGCAAATGACAAAAACTGTGAGATTTGTTCCATCTGTACAAAGGGCATTCTAGACTCCTTGAATTTTATAAGCGGGCCACTGTTTGGAGCGTCTGCTTCGTGCAATGCATTCGCCAAGCGGCA
This is a stretch of genomic DNA from Lachancea thermotolerans CBS 6340 chromosome D complete sequence. It encodes these proteins:
- the SCP1 gene encoding Scp1p (similar to uniprot|Q08873 Saccharomyces cerevisiae YOR367W), which gives rise to MNSKHTGPSSYTAKADVTSLDQDLQELRRSKFSRESIDEISQWIFGAVLKEPIPSDLLPALKDSTALCRLANALHEADAPNSGPLIKFKESRMPFVQMEQISQFLSFARQYGVPEDELFQTVDLYEEKDPATVYQALKSLSRYANKKHPHQFPVIGPQIATKRPRPPKAAKPKHLQSSGWSTLEYGYIKGANQSSEGVVFGQKRDITH